In the Juglans microcarpa x Juglans regia isolate MS1-56 chromosome 6D, Jm3101_v1.0, whole genome shotgun sequence genome, one interval contains:
- the LOC121235354 gene encoding uncharacterized protein LOC121235354 translates to MEDGTPKSPMAETSSKIIRRSVYTFLQRYHYFTSTAALLAFPFSVSVLLSQAYVPSSSTLLPTIYNRLRTLFDAAGFPSSLEFFTVLNQKLSETIFSSILTLPFTLTFLLITKASIIQALKQNKPTFPPTFSSVLTLYNPLLLTHFCNSLLILSVNATLFFLLFFAFNCFQGFGFSSPNFLLLLSAAGTVLYSIILANAIIVCNLAMVVSGIERCGGYMTILKACVLMRGRTSTALSLALPINMALAAVEALFQYRIVRAYHFAEKLGSSMVFEGIFIAYLYSIFVVLDTIVNCMFFKSCKKDSASLCCSVEIAEVEGDHGYAILRTKEELIP, encoded by the coding sequence atGGAAGATGGTACCCCAAAATCTCCAATGGCAGAAACAAGCAGCAAGATTATCAGAAGATCAGTCTACACTTTCCTTCAAAGATACCACTACTTCACCTCCACCGCCGCGCTCCTTGCCTTCCCCTTCTCCGTTTCGGTTCTCCTCTCACAAGCTTATGTCCCTTCCTCTTCAACTCTTCTACCAACCATATACAATCGCCTGAGAACTCTCTTTGATGCTGCAGGTTTCCCTTCCTCTTTAGAATTCTTCACTGTTCTAAACCAGAAACTTTCTGAAACCATCTTTTCCTCCATCCTTACACTTCCTTTCACCCTCACCTTCCTCCTCATCACGAAAGCATCTATAATTCAAgctctcaaacaaaacaaaccgACATTTCCTCCTACCTTTTCTTCAGTACTTACCCTTTACAATCCACTCCTTCTCACCCACTTTTGCAATTCACTCTTGATCCTCTCTGTCAATGCAaccctcttctttcttcttttctttgccTTTAATTGTTTCCAAGGATTCGGCTTCtcttctcccaacttccttctCTTGCTCTCAGCTGCAGGGACTGTGCTCTATTCCATAATTCTGGCCAACGCCATCATAGTTTGCAACTTGGCAATGGTTGTCTCCGGCATCGAACGATGTGGGGGTTACATGACAATACTCAAGGCTTGCGTTTTGATGCGAGGAAGAACTTCAACGGCGCTATCCCTGGCATTGCCCATCAATATGGCCCTGGCCGCCGTTGAAGCCTTGTTCCAATACCGGATTGTGAGAGCTTATCATTTTGCCGAGAAGCTTGGCTCGTCCATGGTTTTTGAGGGAATTTTCATCGCTTACTTGTATTCCATTTTCGTTGTTCTAGATACCATCGTGAATTGCATGTTCTTCAAAAGCTGCAAGAAAGATTCTGCTAGCCTATGTTGCTCGGTTGAGATTGCAGAGGTAGAAGGTGATCATGGTTACGCCATTTTAAGAACCAAAGAAGAACTTATTCCATGA